Part of the Sodalinema gerasimenkoae IPPAS B-353 genome is shown below.
ATCCATCTTGTTAAACACCAACAGCAGCGGTTTACCCAATTCCCCCAACTGACATAAGGCCAAATACTCCGTCTGCGTCAAATCCCCCGCCACCACAAACAGAATCAAATCCGCCTGCTTAGCCACATCCATCGCCATAATCGCCCGTTCTCCCCCGGCAATCTCATCAATTCCGGGGGTATCAATCAACTCCACCGGAATCGTTCCCGTGGGGGAGGGAAGCTGCCACATCACCGATCGCGTCCATTGGGTGACCCCATTGAGGGGGCCCGTCGCAAACACCCGTTGTCCGAGTAAGGCATTCAACACCGCTGACTTGCCCCGACTGACGGCCCCAAACACCGCCACCCGAATCAAGCCACTCTCCAACTTCTGTAAACTTTGCTCTAACTGCTCTCGCTGAGACTGTACCCGAGGAGATCGCCCTCCTGCTTGCTGTTGACGACTACGAGCGAGCGATCGCCGCAAACTTTGGCGGGCCCGAGCCAGAGAAAAACGCTGCCAATCCGTCACGGTTCCGACTCCCAATAATCTAACTCCGTTTCCTCGTCCAAGGGAGGCTCCTGCTCCTGACCATCATCTCCAAACATACTCTCATCCCATTGGGTTTCATCCCAAGGGGCCTCGCCCCAGTCTGAGGACGACTGCACCGGTAGGGAAGGCGTGGCGGCTTCCATCTCATCATCCTCTAAACTCCACCAATCCTCCACATCAACCTCCGCAAACTCATCATCAAAGGCCTCTAGAGATGCCGAAGCCAGGGGTTCCGGCTCAAAATCCTTGAGATTCACATTGGAGAACGCCGGTAACTCCAACAACTCCGCCGTTTCCTCCAACAGGGGCCCATCCTCGGGCGATCGCGCCTGAGAATTGGCCGTCTCTCGGGGATGATGGTTGATATTCACCGGTTTCCCCTCCTGGCCCATCGTTAACGATCCCGCCACCTGGCCCGCCGGCAAATCCACAATAAAGGTCGAGCCAACCCCCGGTTCACTTTCCACGGTAATATCGCCCCCCATCATCTGACAAAAACGACGACTAATCGCTAATCCTAAACCTGTCCCCCCATAGCGTTTTGTCGTCGATTGATCTCCCTGAGTAAAGGGCTGAAAGATATGATTAATCTGCTCACGAGTCATGCCAATTCCCGTATCACTGACTCGGAAGCAAATCCAGCCCGGCTCCCCAGCGGCCACAGACTCCCGAGAGACGCCCCCCGGGGGATCTTGGCCCTGGGCCATCTCATCGGCTATCTCGTCGGCCATCTCAGCCGATAGCTCCTCGTCCCCGGACATAGACATAATACTAAAGGGGGACTCCTGACGATTCACGCTTAAAACAATCGTGCCTTGGTGGGTGAACTTCGCCGCATTGCTAAGCAAATTCAACAGCACTTGCCGAACCTTCGTCTGATCTGCATCCATCGTCCCCACATTGAGACTACAATCGACGCGAATGCTGTTGGTATTCTTATCCACCAGAGGTTGAACCGTGCTGGCCAACTCCTGCACCAAGGTCGCCACATTAAACACCTGAGGATCGAGATCCATTTTCCCGGCTTCAATTTTGGAGAAGTCGAGAATATCTTGAATAATGGTCAGCAAATGGCGGCCCGCCGTGGTGATACTCTTGAGGTCGGTGAGAATTTCCTCATCCTCGAGTTCCATATCCTCAAATTCTTCTTGGAGAATTTCGCTATAGCCAATAATGGCATTGAGGGGAGTGCGTAACTCGTGGCTCATGTTAGCGAGGAAAGAACTTTTAGCCTCATTAGCCGCCTCAGCCGCCAGGGTAGCTTGATAGAGTTCTGCCTCGGCGTGTTTGCGTTCACTAATATCCCGGGCAAAGGTGCAGGTATATTCTTCGTCGTTGTAGACCAGGGAGTTGATGGTAATCTCCACGGGGAAGACCTTGCCGTCCTTGGTGCGATGGCGAGATTCTAGAGTAAAGGAGCCGAACTCACGAATCTGATCCCAGTAATCGGGCCAAATTTCCGGGGGCAAATCCGGGTTAATCTCGTGAATGGTCATCATCAACAACTGTTCTCGGGTATAGCCGAGGGAGAGACAGGCAGCATCGTTGATATAAAAGATTTTCCCGTCTCGCGTAATCCAAAACACCGCATCCCCAGCCTGGTTAATGGAGATCTGACTCATGCTGCGGATATTTTCAATGCGATCGCGTTCCTGACGCGCCTTTTCTAACTCCGCTTGCACTTTCGTCAATTGCAGACTGAGGGCGGTTCGTTGTCGACGTAGTTCCTGAAGGGCCTGTTTGGGTTTACTGATATCCTCACAGACGAGAATCAGCCCCCCGATCTCACCGTGAGGCGTTTTCCAAGGACTGATATTCCAGGTGATGGGGCGTGTGCGGCCATCAGATGGGTGGAATTGTAAATCTTGCCAACGTCCACCGCGATCGCGCTCCAAGCAATAGTGATGAATGCTATGCCAGCGCTTCGCATTGTAAGGATAGCGCTCATAGTGCGATCGCCCCACCAAGGCGTCCGGCTCACCGCCGAGGAGTTGGCACCAATGGCGGCTGACACAGAGATATCGCATCTGATCATCCACCATCGCTATGGCAATGGGACTGTGGGCCAAGAACGACTGAAATAGGTCTAAATTCGTGGGGACGTACATGGCGGCTTGAGTGTCGTTGGGCAGCCGAGGCCAACTGGAGCTACCTAGGCTGAGAAGCCCTGATGATGGAGTAGCCTGGGGCAACAGCCAAGGAGTCAGGGGGCTAAGGGAATGCTGATGCCAGGCTACTGTTCAGAGTACGCGAGTTCGGATGGCACTGCCAATAGTTTCGGGCAAAATCCGAACAAAAAAGGGAGGCAAAATCGCCTCCCTCCATTGTAGGGGTGAATGTAAGGGTCAAACTAGACCGACCCTACGGGCCGAGATGGGCCATGAGTCTCTGGGTTGGGGATTACATCATCCCACCCATGCCCATGCCACCCATGCCCATGCCGCCCATGCCCATGCCGCCCATGCCGCCCATGCCGCCCATGCCGCCCATGTCGGCTTCAGGACCAGCTTTCTCGGGTTTCTCAACCACCAGGGCTTCCGTGGTTAGGATCATCCCAGCGATGGAACCGGCATTTTGCAGAGCCGAACGCACCACCTTCGCGGGATCGATAATTCCAGCGGTGATGAGGTCTTCATACTTGCCGCTGATGGCGTTGTAGCCGATGTTGAACTCGCTTTCGCGCACTTTCTCAACCACAACAGCACCTTCACCACCGGCGTTGTCTACGATTTGGCTCAAAGGAGCTTCTAGGGCCTTGAGGACAATTTCAGCCCCGAGTTGTTCTTCACCTTGGAGGCTAGATTTGAACTCACTGAGCACTTTGGCCAGGTGAATCAGGGTAGTTCCACCGCCGGGGACGATGCCTTCATCCACCGCAGCTTTGGTGGCGTTGAGGGCATCTTCGATGCGGAGTTTGCGGCTACGGAGTTCTGTTTCCGTGGCGGCACCAACTTTGATAACTGCCACACCACCGGCTAATTTAGCGATGCGCTCTTGCAGTTTTTCGCGATCGTAGTCGGAGTCAGTTCGCTCGAGTTCCTGACGCAGTTGGGCAATCCGTTTTTGAACGTCGGATTTTTGCCGGGGATCGTCTTCCGAGAGCAGGGTGGTGTTGTCTTTGCTGATGTTGACCTTGCGGGCTTTCCCTAACATATCTAGGGTCACCGTGTCAAGACTTAGTCCCACATCTTCGGAGATGACCTGTCCACCGGTGAGGGTGGCGATGTCTTGTAACATCTGCTTACGGCGATCGCCAAAGCCAGGAGCCTTAACGGCAGCGACATTGAGGACACCACGAGCTTTGTTGACCACGAGGGTCGCCAGGGCTTCGCCTTCAACATCTTCAGCGATGATGAGTAAGGAGGCCGACTGTTGGGAGACTTTCTCTAACACCCCAACAATCTCTTGAATGGAGCTAATTTTCTTGTCAGTAATCAGGACATAGGCGCCATCATACTCCACCGTTTGCCGCTCAGCATCGGTGACAAAGTAAGGGGAGAGATAGCCGCGATCGATTTGCATCCCTTCGACCACTTCGAGTTCCGTTGCCAGGGATTTGGACTCCTCAACGGTAATCACCCCGTCTTTGGTCACCTTATCCATGGCTTTGGCGATCATTTCGCCCACTTCGCTGTCATTGCCCGCCGAGACGGTCGCCACTTGTTCGATCGCCGTTCCTTCGACAGGCTTGGCAACGGCTGCAATTTCCTGAATCAGTTTAGCCACGGACTTCTCAATCCCTCGTCTGAGGGCGACGGGGTTAGCGCCAGCGGCAACATTTTTTAAGCCTTCACGAATCATGGCTTGGGCCAGAACCGTTGCGGTGGTGGTTCCATCTCCAGCCAGATCCTTGGTTTGCGAGGCCACTTCGCGGATTAACTTGGCCCCGGCATTCTCTAGGGGATCTTCGAGTTCCACATCTTTGGCGATGGTGATCCCGTCATTGACAATATCTGGCGCCCCGAATTTCTTTTCTAGGACAACGTTACGACCTTTAGGGCCTAGGGTAATGCGGACGGCATCGGCGAGGGCGTTAACCCCCCGCTCTAGAGACCGCCGTGAGTCTTCATCGAAGGAAATAATTTTGGCCATGAATGATCTGTATAGTCTAGCAACTCCAACACCTAAACTTAGCACTCTAGCGGGGGGAGTGCTAATTCGTAGAAACCGTACTCCCGTCGTCGGATCGGTTCGCGGAGGACTGGGCCAGAATTTCTCGGATGCGATAGATGGGACGATGTTGGGACTCGTGATAGGTCCGCATCAACAACTCGCCGAGGAGGCCAAAGCTAAACAATTGCACTCCAGCAATCAACAGAAAAACGGCCAACATCAGCAGGGGGCGATCGCCGATATTGGCTCCTGCCAAAAGTTTCAGCCCCGTTAGATAGATGCCTAAAATGACCCCCGAGACAATGGAGAGAATCCCCAAGCCGCCAAAGACGTGCATGGGACGGGTGAGAAATTTCTTGAGGAAAAACACCGTCAACAGATCCATTAACACGCGAAAGGTGCGCCCTAAGCCATATTTACTGGTGCCAAATTGCCGGGAATGGTGGCTCACGGGAACTTCGGCGATGCGGGCCCCTTCGATGAAGGCCAGGGCCG
Proteins encoded:
- a CDS encoding PAS domain-containing sensor histidine kinase encodes the protein MYVPTNLDLFQSFLAHSPIAIAMVDDQMRYLCVSRHWCQLLGGEPDALVGRSHYERYPYNAKRWHSIHHYCLERDRGGRWQDLQFHPSDGRTRPITWNISPWKTPHGEIGGLILVCEDISKPKQALQELRRQRTALSLQLTKVQAELEKARQERDRIENIRSMSQISINQAGDAVFWITRDGKIFYINDAACLSLGYTREQLLMMTIHEINPDLPPEIWPDYWDQIREFGSFTLESRHRTKDGKVFPVEITINSLVYNDEEYTCTFARDISERKHAEAELYQATLAAEAANEAKSSFLANMSHELRTPLNAIIGYSEILQEEFEDMELEDEEILTDLKSITTAGRHLLTIIQDILDFSKIEAGKMDLDPQVFNVATLVQELASTVQPLVDKNTNSIRVDCSLNVGTMDADQTKVRQVLLNLLSNAAKFTHQGTIVLSVNRQESPFSIMSMSGDEELSAEMADEIADEMAQGQDPPGGVSRESVAAGEPGWICFRVSDTGIGMTREQINHIFQPFTQGDQSTTKRYGGTGLGLAISRRFCQMMGGDITVESEPGVGSTFIVDLPAGQVAGSLTMGQEGKPVNINHHPRETANSQARSPEDGPLLEETAELLELPAFSNVNLKDFEPEPLASASLEAFDDEFAEVDVEDWWSLEDDEMEAATPSLPVQSSSDWGEAPWDETQWDESMFGDDGQEQEPPLDEETELDYWESEP
- the groL gene encoding chaperonin GroEL (60 kDa chaperone family; promotes refolding of misfolded polypeptides especially under stressful conditions; forms two stacked rings of heptamers to form a barrel-shaped 14mer; ends can be capped by GroES; misfolded proteins enter the barrel where they are refolded when GroES binds), whose protein sequence is MAKIISFDEDSRRSLERGVNALADAVRITLGPKGRNVVLEKKFGAPDIVNDGITIAKDVELEDPLENAGAKLIREVASQTKDLAGDGTTTATVLAQAMIREGLKNVAAGANPVALRRGIEKSVAKLIQEIAAVAKPVEGTAIEQVATVSAGNDSEVGEMIAKAMDKVTKDGVITVEESKSLATELEVVEGMQIDRGYLSPYFVTDAERQTVEYDGAYVLITDKKISSIQEIVGVLEKVSQQSASLLIIAEDVEGEALATLVVNKARGVLNVAAVKAPGFGDRRKQMLQDIATLTGGQVISEDVGLSLDTVTLDMLGKARKVNISKDNTTLLSEDDPRQKSDVQKRIAQLRQELERTDSDYDREKLQERIAKLAGGVAVIKVGAATETELRSRKLRIEDALNATKAAVDEGIVPGGGTTLIHLAKVLSEFKSSLQGEEQLGAEIVLKALEAPLSQIVDNAGGEGAVVVEKVRESEFNIGYNAISGKYEDLITAGIIDPAKVVRSALQNAGSIAGMILTTEALVVEKPEKAGPEADMGGMGGMGGMGGMGMGGMGMGGMGMGGMM